A single Nitrosospira multiformis ATCC 25196 DNA region contains:
- the murA gene encoding UDP-N-acetylglucosamine 1-carboxyvinyltransferase: protein MQKLIIQGGVRLSGDVTISGAKNAALPILCASLLTGETLVVENVPHLNDITTMLDLLQQMGVRTNVDSNRTTELTAAYLSNLVAPYEMVKTMRAAILVLGPMLARAGAAKVSLPGGCAIGLRPVDQHIKGLQAMGAEIEIEHGYIHAKAKRLNGAHIVMDIVTVTGTENLMMAATLAEGTTVLENAAREPEVMDLANCLIAMGARIQGVGTDIITIEGVESLHGTHYCVMPDRIESGTFLVAAAASGGEIYLRQTRTDTMDAVLDKLMEAGAAIESGEDWIHLKMNNPPKSVNLRTAPYPAFPTDMQAQFMVLNTIATGTAIITETIFENRFMHVQELERMNADIKVEGNTAVVCGVAGLDGANVMATDLRASACLVLAGLIARGETIVDRIYHLDRGYERIEEKLSALGARIRRS from the coding sequence ATGCAAAAACTGATCATTCAGGGAGGGGTGCGGCTTTCCGGCGATGTAACCATTTCCGGAGCCAAGAACGCGGCACTGCCTATCCTGTGCGCCTCCCTGCTTACCGGGGAAACCCTCGTCGTCGAAAACGTTCCGCATCTGAATGATATAACCACCATGCTGGACCTGCTCCAGCAGATGGGGGTTCGAACCAATGTCGACAGCAATCGTACGACTGAACTCACTGCGGCATATCTTTCCAATCTCGTTGCGCCGTACGAAATGGTGAAAACCATGCGGGCTGCAATTCTGGTGCTGGGTCCCATGCTTGCGCGGGCGGGAGCCGCAAAAGTGTCGCTGCCCGGCGGGTGCGCCATTGGCCTGCGTCCCGTTGATCAGCATATAAAAGGATTGCAGGCAATGGGTGCGGAGATCGAGATCGAGCACGGTTATATTCATGCAAAGGCGAAACGCCTTAACGGCGCGCATATCGTGATGGATATCGTCACGGTCACCGGCACTGAAAACCTGATGATGGCGGCCACGCTGGCGGAAGGGACGACTGTGCTGGAAAATGCGGCGCGGGAACCGGAAGTGATGGATCTCGCGAACTGCCTTATCGCCATGGGAGCCAGAATTCAGGGAGTCGGAACGGACATCATCACCATTGAAGGCGTGGAAAGCCTGCATGGTACCCACTATTGCGTCATGCCCGATCGTATCGAAAGCGGCACGTTCCTGGTAGCAGCCGCAGCCAGCGGTGGCGAAATATATCTCAGGCAGACGCGCACCGATACGATGGATGCGGTGCTCGACAAGCTGATGGAAGCGGGGGCTGCCATCGAGTCAGGTGAAGACTGGATACACCTGAAAATGAATAATCCGCCGAAATCGGTAAACCTGCGGACGGCCCCTTATCCTGCCTTTCCTACCGATATGCAGGCGCAATTCATGGTATTGAATACCATCGCTACCGGAACCGCAATCATTACCGAAACCATATTCGAGAATCGCTTCATGCACGTGCAGGAATTGGAGCGTATGAATGCTGACATCAAAGTCGAAGGCAATACCGCAGTGGTATGCGGCGTGGCCGGCCTCGATGGAGCCAACGTCATGGCAACCGATCTGCGTGCTTCGGCCTGTCTGGTTCTGGCCGGGCTGATCGCCCGGGGTGAAACGATCGTTGATCGTATTTATCATCTTGACCGTGGTTATGAACGGATCGAAGAGAAGCTGTCGGCGCTGGGTGCACGAATCAGGCGCAGTTGA
- a CDS encoding glutathione S-transferase N-terminal domain-containing protein — protein sequence MIELHSSPTPNGQKVMIMLEEIGIEWKHIDVDINVGEQFQPEHLKLNPNNKIPAIVDMEGPGGSPYTMMESGAILLYLAEKTGRFLPVEAHKRYDTLQWLFFQVAHIGPMFGQANHFNRQARDNQYARDRYNNESLRLYRVLENRLGASAWLGCDEYSIADIATYPWCKGHAERGVGGEAFPSFMRWFTAMEARPAVQRNNEMAAGIRARMEKAAKDKPVINMYDTRDNAERLARATSHKP from the coding sequence ATGATCGAACTGCATTCCAGTCCAACCCCGAACGGCCAGAAAGTGATGATCATGCTGGAAGAAATCGGAATCGAATGGAAACACATCGACGTCGATATCAATGTGGGGGAGCAATTCCAGCCGGAGCATCTGAAACTCAATCCCAATAACAAGATTCCGGCGATCGTGGATATGGAGGGTCCGGGGGGTAGCCCCTACACAATGATGGAATCGGGTGCGATTCTCCTTTATCTCGCGGAGAAAACAGGCAGATTCCTGCCTGTGGAGGCGCATAAGCGCTATGATACGCTGCAATGGCTGTTCTTCCAGGTGGCGCATATCGGCCCCATGTTCGGGCAGGCGAACCATTTCAATCGGCAGGCCAGAGACAACCAATACGCGCGGGACAGGTACAACAATGAGTCGCTGCGCCTCTATCGAGTGCTGGAAAACCGGCTGGGCGCATCCGCGTGGCTCGGGTGCGATGAATATTCAATCGCCGATATCGCCACCTACCCTTGGTGTAAAGGGCATGCGGAGCGCGGCGTCGGTGGAGAGGCCTTCCCGAGCTTCATGCGCTGGTTTACTGCAATGGAGGCGCGTCCCGCAGTGCAGCGCAATAATGAAATGGCAGCCGGAATTCGGGCCAGAATGGAAAAGGCGGCAAAGGATAAGCCTGTTATCAATATGTATGACACTAGGGATAATGCCGAGCGGCTTGCCCGGGCGACGTCGCACAAGCCATGA
- the ettA gene encoding energy-dependent translational throttle protein EttA, with amino-acid sequence MAQYVLTMNRVGKVVPPRRTILKDISISFFPGAKIGLLGLNGSGKSTVLKIMAGVDKDIEGEVTAMPNLNIGYLPQEPQLNAEHTVREAVQEGLGEVFSAQQKLEEVYAAYAEPDADFDALASEQSRLEAIIAASGGNIGQQMEVAADALRLPEWDAIVKNLSGGEKRRVALCKLLLSKPDMLLLDEPTNHLDAESVEWLEQFLTRFPGTVVAVTHDRYFLDNAAEWILELDRGHGIPWKGNYSSWLEQKETRLKQEESAESARQKALKKELEWVRQNPRGRQAKSKARIARFDELNSQEYQKRNETQEIFIPVAERLGNEVIEFRNVSKAYGDRLLIDNLSFKVPPGAIVGIIGPNGAGKSTLFRMITGKEQPDSGNIEIGATVKISHVDQSRAALEDGKTVFDAISDGHDLLTVGRYETPARAYLGRFNFKGSDQQKIVGNLSGGERGRLHLAKTLIAGGNVLLLDEPSNDLDVETLRALEDALLEFAGCVMVISHDRWFLDRIATHILSFEGNSQVAFFDGNYQEYEADKRKRLGEEAAKPKRIRYKPINR; translated from the coding sequence ATGGCCCAATACGTACTTACCATGAACCGGGTGGGCAAAGTGGTTCCACCCCGGCGCACGATACTCAAGGATATTTCCATCAGTTTTTTTCCCGGCGCAAAGATAGGTTTGCTGGGACTCAACGGTTCAGGCAAATCAACCGTTCTGAAAATCATGGCGGGCGTGGACAAGGATATCGAGGGCGAAGTCACTGCCATGCCCAACCTCAATATCGGTTACCTTCCACAGGAGCCGCAGCTCAACGCCGAGCACACGGTACGCGAAGCGGTACAGGAAGGGCTGGGGGAGGTATTCAGCGCGCAACAGAAACTGGAGGAGGTTTATGCTGCCTATGCCGAGCCGGATGCGGACTTCGATGCCCTGGCGTCCGAGCAAAGCCGGCTCGAAGCGATCATCGCCGCCAGCGGCGGAAACATCGGTCAGCAGATGGAAGTCGCAGCCGATGCGCTGCGTCTGCCGGAATGGGACGCCATCGTAAAGAATCTCTCGGGTGGCGAGAAACGGCGTGTCGCCTTATGCAAATTGCTGCTGTCCAAACCGGACATGCTATTGCTAGACGAACCTACCAACCACCTGGATGCGGAGTCAGTGGAATGGCTGGAGCAATTCCTTACACGGTTTCCGGGTACTGTAGTGGCAGTGACGCACGATCGCTATTTTCTCGATAACGCGGCGGAATGGATCCTGGAGCTCGACCGCGGGCACGGCATCCCATGGAAGGGCAATTACAGTTCCTGGCTGGAGCAGAAAGAAACCCGCCTGAAACAGGAAGAATCAGCCGAATCGGCACGCCAGAAAGCGCTTAAAAAAGAGCTGGAGTGGGTACGACAAAACCCCAGGGGACGCCAGGCAAAATCCAAGGCACGTATTGCGCGCTTTGATGAACTCAATTCGCAGGAGTACCAGAAACGTAACGAAACGCAGGAGATCTTCATTCCTGTGGCCGAAAGACTGGGTAACGAAGTCATCGAGTTCAGGAACGTATCGAAAGCATATGGCGATCGCCTGCTGATCGACAATCTGAGTTTCAAGGTGCCTCCCGGTGCCATTGTCGGTATCATCGGTCCGAATGGAGCCGGAAAATCCACGCTTTTCCGGATGATTACAGGAAAGGAGCAGCCGGATTCCGGCAATATAGAAATCGGCGCAACCGTGAAAATTTCCCATGTGGATCAATCGCGCGCCGCCTTGGAAGACGGTAAAACCGTATTCGATGCGATCTCGGACGGGCATGACCTCCTGACGGTCGGCAGATATGAAACGCCAGCACGCGCCTATCTTGGCCGTTTCAATTTCAAGGGCTCGGATCAACAGAAGATAGTGGGTAACTTGTCCGGGGGTGAACGTGGAAGACTTCACCTGGCTAAAACGCTTATTGCCGGAGGCAATGTCCTATTGCTGGATGAGCCTTCCAACGACCTCGATGTGGAAACTCTGCGTGCACTGGAAGATGCGTTGCTAGAGTTTGCGGGATGCGTGATGGTCATCTCGCATGACCGCTGGTTCCTTGACCGTATCGCTACCCATATCCTGTCGTTCGAGGGCAATTCGCAGGTGGCATTCTTCGATGGCAATTACCAGGAATATGAAGCGGACAAGCGGAAACGCCTCGGGGAGGAAGCCGCAAAGCCCAAGCGGATCAGGTATAAGCCGATCAATCGGTAA
- the djlA gene encoding co-chaperone DjlA — translation MFKIILALLGLYFFGIFGAFLGYIAGSFIDRYRAYGAGAINPFTSAQRQTVFLETVFILMGKLAKADGHISQEEINHVENFMQKLGMSPEHRQVAIGLFKQGAAPGFDHAPKLNEFMIVCGHTRNLGQMLLVYLIVMAVADGHMDAAEESLLRDVARYLGYDPSAFRQLLDMVLSQSHFARGQPPSATTLDDAYKALGVTRESSDQEIKRAYRKLMSQYHPDKLMGQGMPEDMIAMATAKSQEVQAAYDLIRKSRNM, via the coding sequence TTGTTCAAAATAATTTTAGCCCTGTTGGGCCTTTACTTCTTCGGCATTTTTGGCGCATTTCTCGGATACATTGCCGGCAGCTTCATCGATCGTTACCGTGCTTACGGCGCAGGTGCAATCAATCCGTTTACGAGCGCACAGCGGCAGACGGTTTTTCTCGAAACCGTTTTCATACTCATGGGAAAACTTGCCAAGGCAGACGGTCATATTTCCCAGGAGGAGATTAACCATGTTGAAAACTTCATGCAGAAGCTGGGGATGTCGCCGGAGCATCGACAGGTGGCGATCGGGCTTTTCAAACAGGGCGCTGCGCCCGGGTTTGATCACGCCCCCAAGCTGAATGAGTTCATGATTGTTTGCGGGCATACCCGTAACTTGGGGCAGATGCTTCTGGTTTATCTTATCGTCATGGCAGTGGCGGACGGGCACATGGACGCGGCCGAGGAAAGCTTGTTAAGAGATGTAGCGCGCTATCTTGGCTATGACCCGTCTGCATTCCGCCAGCTGCTGGACATGGTGTTGAGTCAGTCGCATTTCGCAAGGGGGCAGCCACCCTCGGCTACCACTCTTGACGATGCCTATAAAGCGTTGGGGGTGACCCGGGAAAGCAGCGATCAGGAAATCAAGCGCGCCTATCGCAAGCTGATGAGCCAGTACCACCCCGATAAATTGATGGGGCAGGGCATGCCGGAAGATATGATTGCAATGGCCACCGCAAAATCCCAGGAAGTGCAGGCTGCCTATGACTTGATCAGGAAGAGCCGGAATATGTAG
- a CDS encoding RidA family protein — MEKKTIHTTDAPQAIGTYSQGIRVSGGDTVYISGQIGLEPSTMQMVEGIENQIHRVFQNLTAVAAAGGGSLRDIVKLNVYLTDLSNFQKVNEIMVQYFSTPYPARAAIGVSALPRNALVEIDAVLVVPA; from the coding sequence ATGGAAAAAAAGACGATACATACAACGGATGCGCCGCAGGCTATCGGCACTTATTCCCAGGGAATACGCGTCAGCGGGGGCGATACGGTCTACATTTCCGGTCAGATCGGTCTCGAACCCTCTACCATGCAGATGGTGGAAGGCATCGAGAATCAAATCCATCGGGTATTCCAGAACCTGACGGCGGTTGCAGCGGCCGGCGGGGGCAGCCTCAGGGATATCGTCAAATTGAACGTCTATCTCACGGACCTTTCCAATTTCCAGAAGGTGAATGAAATCATGGTGCAATATTTCAGCACGCCCTACCCTGCGCGCGCTGCCATCGGGGTATCCGCGCTCCCGCGGAACGCACTGGTGGAGATCGATGCGGTGCTGGTGGTGCCCGCGTGA
- a CDS encoding formylglycine-generating enzyme family protein, producing MKLVYLRPLHTSALALFISIVALFCNPVTASENNTLNSAKACPVCPEMVSIAGKKFAMGKYAVTFDDWEACVEGGGCGGYVPPDNGWGRGKRPVVNVSWDDAQAYLRWLSDKSGKTYRLPTEEEWEVATLAGATTQYYWGNDVGRNNANCDGCGSEWDNRRTAPVGSFKPNAFGLYDMMGNVWQWMDTCRKGNCAKRLLCGGSWNHRPQDMRAGMCNWFDTNKRMRYLGFRPAMTVP from the coding sequence ATGAAATTGGTATATCTTCGCCCCCTGCACACCTCAGCTTTAGCGCTATTCATAAGCATTGTCGCGCTCTTTTGCAATCCGGTGACGGCGAGCGAAAACAATACCTTGAACTCCGCAAAAGCGTGCCCCGTCTGTCCTGAAATGGTATCCATTGCAGGCAAGAAATTTGCCATGGGTAAATACGCCGTAACGTTCGACGACTGGGAGGCGTGTGTTGAAGGAGGCGGCTGCGGTGGGTATGTTCCCCCCGATAATGGCTGGGGGCGCGGTAAAAGACCGGTTGTGAATGTAAGCTGGGATGACGCGCAAGCTTACTTGCGATGGCTGTCGGATAAGTCCGGCAAGACTTACCGGCTGCCCACGGAAGAGGAATGGGAAGTTGCCACCCTGGCCGGCGCGACTACTCAATACTATTGGGGCAACGACGTCGGGCGCAATAACGCCAATTGCGATGGATGCGGGAGCGAGTGGGATAACAGGAGAACCGCTCCTGTCGGCAGTTTCAAACCTAATGCCTTTGGCCTGTACGATATGATGGGGAATGTCTGGCAGTGGATGGATACCTGCCGGAAAGGGAATTGTGCAAAACGCCTCCTGTGCGGTGGCTCCTGGAATCACCGGCCCCAGGACATGCGGGCGGGTATGTGCAACTGGTTCGATACCAACAAACGTATGCGCTATCTGGGTTTTCGACCTGCAATGACGGTGCCCTGA
- a CDS encoding FtsX-like permease family protein, which yields MRWRNRSILARWLLSGEWQAHKVQSGVAVIAIALGVALGFAIHLINTAAFNEFSAAARSLSGESDLEVRGPQATIDESIYPLLAEQEDVELANPVLELDVSLPNHSRERKDATLKILGLDIFRASVMAPDLIGIPAEDKLFDVLADDAIFLSPAAMEWLGVKQGDILNLSVGTQTVALRVAGGLRRARAGQRIGVMDIATAQWRFHRLGQLSRVELKLLPGTDKAAFKAQLEQELEPQNQYLVAEPTTGETRVANMSRAYRVNLNVLAMVALFTGTFLVFSTQALSIVRRRHQFALLRVLGVTRKQMLGQVLWEGAILGFIGSLLGLALGYATATSALHYFGGDLGGGFFPGIKPVMHFDPVAAMVFFILGVGITLLGSAAPAWEAATALPAPALKSGSEDTALARLGNPWPGLLFLASGILFTRLPPIFDLPIFGYLAVAQLLTGGIILMPPLSALIFTVVFRMAQHAGRARPVLTTALARLANAPNQAAIALGGILASFTLMVAMAIMVASFRVSVDDWLRHILPADLYVETAASGDTRGLTPDEMKALAETPGLVRVDFFRSSKLMLDPSRPNITLIARPIDISEPGNTLPLTGESIPVAQLPKGAIPIWVSEPMVDLYGYTLGKHVTLPIAIPARTFIVTGVWRDYGRQFGAIQMRLADYQALTDDRLVNDAALWLEQGVAPEQVIESMRQLPFGNALKFSDPGQIRALSLNIFDRSFAVTYLLEGVAIIIGLLGVAASFSAQALGRIKEFGMLRHIGMTRRQILGMLAIEGGLLTALGVVLGFVLGGCISLILVFIVNPQSFHWTMQLSLPWESLLSVALTLMFLAAFTAVASGRHAVSGNAVRAVREDW from the coding sequence ATGAGGTGGCGCAACAGGAGCATACTCGCTCGTTGGCTGCTATCGGGGGAATGGCAGGCTCATAAGGTTCAGTCAGGCGTCGCCGTGATCGCAATCGCGCTCGGGGTGGCGCTCGGGTTTGCCATCCACCTCATCAATACTGCCGCCTTCAACGAATTTTCCGCCGCCGCGCGCAGCCTTTCCGGCGAGTCGGATCTTGAAGTGCGTGGCCCGCAGGCCACAATCGACGAATCGATTTATCCACTGCTGGCAGAGCAAGAGGATGTCGAGCTGGCAAATCCCGTACTGGAACTCGACGTTTCCCTCCCCAACCATTCTAGGGAGCGCAAAGACGCCACCCTGAAAATTCTCGGGCTGGATATTTTTCGTGCCTCGGTCATGGCGCCCGACCTGATTGGGATTCCGGCAGAAGACAAGCTGTTCGATGTCCTCGCGGATGACGCCATTTTCCTCTCTCCTGCCGCCATGGAATGGCTGGGGGTAAAGCAAGGCGACATCCTGAACCTGAGTGTAGGCACCCAGACAGTCGCACTGCGGGTTGCCGGGGGATTGCGCAGGGCGCGGGCGGGACAGCGCATTGGCGTAATGGATATTGCCACGGCGCAATGGCGGTTTCATCGTCTCGGCCAGTTATCGCGCGTCGAGTTGAAACTGCTTCCCGGCACTGATAAAGCTGCATTCAAGGCGCAACTCGAGCAGGAACTGGAGCCCCAGAACCAATACCTCGTTGCCGAACCCACCACCGGGGAAACCCGGGTGGCAAACATGTCGCGTGCCTATCGGGTAAACCTGAACGTGCTTGCGATGGTAGCGCTGTTTACCGGCACCTTTCTGGTATTCTCCACCCAGGCGCTATCCATTGTCCGGCGAAGACACCAGTTCGCCCTGTTGCGGGTGCTCGGCGTTACGCGCAAACAAATGCTGGGACAGGTTTTATGGGAGGGCGCCATTCTTGGCTTCATCGGGTCGCTGCTCGGCCTTGCTCTCGGATATGCTACAGCCACCAGCGCGCTGCATTATTTTGGCGGAGACCTCGGAGGGGGGTTTTTCCCTGGAATAAAACCCGTCATGCATTTTGACCCCGTGGCAGCAATGGTCTTTTTCATTCTGGGGGTGGGCATTACCTTGCTTGGCAGTGCCGCTCCTGCCTGGGAAGCAGCCACGGCTCTTCCAGCGCCCGCATTGAAATCCGGCAGCGAAGATACGGCCCTTGCCAGGCTGGGGAATCCGTGGCCGGGATTGCTTTTCCTTGCTTCGGGCATCCTCTTTACCCGATTGCCGCCGATTTTCGATTTACCGATTTTCGGTTATCTTGCCGTAGCGCAACTGCTGACGGGCGGCATTATTCTCATGCCACCCCTTTCTGCACTCATTTTCACTGTCGTATTCCGTATGGCGCAGCACGCGGGCCGTGCGAGGCCGGTGCTGACTACGGCACTGGCGCGGCTCGCCAATGCCCCCAATCAAGCCGCGATCGCGCTTGGCGGCATATTGGCAAGCTTTACCCTGATGGTCGCCATGGCGATCATGGTTGCAAGTTTTCGCGTATCGGTCGATGACTGGTTGAGGCATATCCTGCCTGCCGATCTGTATGTCGAAACCGCAGCGAGCGGAGATACGCGGGGCCTAACCCCGGATGAGATGAAAGCACTGGCGGAAACGCCGGGTCTCGTGCGAGTGGACTTTTTCCGCTCCTCCAAGCTGATGCTCGATCCTAGCCGGCCCAATATCACGCTGATCGCGCGTCCCATCGATATATCCGAGCCCGGCAATACGTTGCCGCTGACAGGCGAATCGATTCCGGTCGCCCAGCTTCCGAAAGGTGCAATTCCGATCTGGGTTTCCGAACCCATGGTGGATTTATACGGTTATACGCTTGGCAAGCACGTCACGCTACCCATCGCTATTCCCGCACGCACGTTTATCGTGACAGGAGTATGGCGTGACTATGGGCGGCAATTCGGCGCGATACAGATGCGCTTGGCGGATTATCAGGCCCTGACGGATGATCGGCTCGTGAATGATGCCGCCCTTTGGCTGGAGCAAGGGGTGGCGCCGGAACAGGTAATCGAGTCGATGAGGCAGCTCCCGTTTGGCAATGCGCTGAAGTTTTCCGATCCGGGTCAGATACGCGCGCTGAGCCTGAATATTTTTGACCGCAGCTTTGCCGTAACCTATCTGCTTGAAGGTGTGGCAATAATCATTGGCCTGCTCGGTGTTGCGGCCAGCTTCTCGGCGCAGGCCCTGGGGCGCATCAAAGAATTTGGAATGCTGCGCCACATCGGCATGACACGGCGCCAGATACTTGGCATGCTGGCAATAGAAGGAGGTCTGCTGACAGCGCTCGGCGTTGTGCTCGGCTTTGTGCTTGGAGGATGTATCAGCCTGATCCTGGTTTTTATCGTGAACCCCCAATCGTTCCACTGGACCATGCAATTGAGTCTCCCCTGGGAGAGTCTCTTGAGCGTGGCGCTGACACTGATGTTTCTGGCTGCATTCACGGCAGTGGCATCGGGGCGCCACGCCGTTTCGGGCAATGCAGTACGCGCCGTAAGGGAGGACTGGTAA
- a CDS encoding lipocalin-like domain-containing protein yields the protein MRVVKRNPGYFTRSRKQRWHDAGFKRLTGTAFLVAALFLAFFTTGRVLAERPQLSPVVRNVPLVFPRDFGAHPGFRNEWWYVTGWLETPEKEPLGFQITFFRVATEHDRANPSRFAPRDLIIAHAALSDPAAGKLLHDQKSARDGFGLAYTTEDNTNVKLGDWFMVREENGRYQTRIKADHFRLDFSLTPTQSPMLQDLNGFSRKGPHPEQASYYYSEPHLQVSGKVTRDGEEITVKGIAWLDHEWSTAYLDPKAVGWDWVGANLDDGSALMAFQIRGKDGSKVWAYAGIRKPSGQFTRFEPDQVSFEPQRTWHSTRTNTTYPVKIRIRTGTTGWILTPLMDDQELDSRQSTGAVYWEGAVTVTRDGEPAGRGYLELTGYVEPLNL from the coding sequence ATGCGAGTCGTAAAGCGTAATCCCGGATATTTCACCCGTTCCCGCAAACAAAGGTGGCACGATGCCGGATTCAAACGGCTGACTGGAACCGCTTTCCTTGTTGCAGCTTTGTTCCTTGCTTTCTTTACCACCGGTCGTGTTCTGGCAGAACGGCCACAACTCTCACCGGTAGTTCGAAACGTGCCCCTTGTGTTCCCACGGGATTTCGGGGCGCATCCTGGTTTCAGAAATGAGTGGTGGTATGTAACCGGCTGGCTGGAAACACCCGAAAAAGAACCGCTTGGCTTCCAGATCACCTTTTTCCGTGTGGCGACCGAACACGATCGCGCCAACCCCAGCCGCTTTGCCCCCAGAGACCTCATCATTGCCCACGCCGCCTTGTCTGATCCGGCAGCGGGTAAACTCCTGCATGACCAGAAAAGTGCACGGGATGGTTTTGGTCTGGCATATACCACAGAGGACAACACGAACGTCAAACTGGGCGATTGGTTTATGGTGCGGGAGGAAAACGGGCGCTACCAGACACGCATAAAAGCAGACCATTTCCGGCTCGATTTTTCGCTGACGCCCACGCAATCCCCCATGCTGCAAGATCTCAACGGTTTTTCCAGGAAGGGGCCGCACCCGGAGCAGGCCAGCTATTACTACAGTGAGCCTCACCTGCAGGTAAGTGGGAAAGTAACGCGCGATGGCGAGGAAATCACCGTGAAGGGCATCGCGTGGCTCGACCACGAGTGGTCTACTGCCTACCTCGATCCGAAAGCGGTAGGATGGGATTGGGTTGGCGCCAATCTTGACGATGGGTCAGCCCTGATGGCGTTTCAGATCCGCGGCAAGGACGGCAGCAAGGTCTGGGCGTATGCCGGGATCCGGAAGCCGTCGGGGCAGTTCACGCGCTTTGAACCGGATCAGGTAAGCTTTGAACCGCAACGCACCTGGCATTCAACACGCACCAACACCACCTATCCAGTCAAAATACGAATCCGGACCGGCACTACCGGCTGGATCCTCACACCCCTGATGGACGACCAGGAACTTGACTCGCGGCAATCCACCGGCGCCGTCTATTGGGAAGGCGCGGTGACCGTTACCCGCGATGGCGAACCTGCGGGGCGCGGCTACCTCGAACTGACCGGTTACGTGGAGCCGCTGAATCTCTAA
- a CDS encoding ABC transporter ATP-binding protein, protein MEKSSTRRQDALDLKPAILELRHIGKAYSSAGDGRQVLTDLSYTLRAGEYVAIMGESGVGKSTLLNLIAGLDVPDTGEILIDGITLSSLDDDAATRLRRREFGFIFQAFHILPHLTLSQNIALPLLLNGIPAAGTEHMLDAVGLTGRGHHFPRHLSGGELQRVAIARALIHRPKLILADEPTGNLDPDTAHDILMLMRREIKANGASGIIVTHSHAAAATADRVLVLTKDGLHPFVAEKATDLPKQIK, encoded by the coding sequence TTGGAAAAATCTTCGACACGACGACAGGACGCGCTTGACCTGAAGCCGGCGATACTGGAGTTACGTCATATCGGCAAAGCCTACTCCAGTGCGGGGGATGGACGACAGGTGTTGACGGATTTGTCCTATACCTTGAGGGCGGGGGAATATGTGGCGATCATGGGAGAGTCCGGTGTCGGGAAATCCACGCTGCTGAATCTGATCGCCGGCCTGGATGTGCCCGATACAGGCGAGATACTGATTGACGGCATTACCCTGTCATCACTGGACGATGACGCCGCTACCCGCTTGCGGCGCAGGGAATTCGGCTTCATTTTCCAGGCATTTCACATCCTGCCGCACCTGACCCTGAGCCAGAACATAGCCCTGCCCCTGCTTCTGAATGGCATTCCTGCCGCAGGTACGGAACACATGCTGGATGCGGTCGGCTTGACTGGGCGGGGCCATCATTTTCCCCGTCACCTGTCGGGGGGAGAATTACAGCGCGTCGCGATCGCCCGCGCCCTGATACATCGGCCGAAATTGATTCTCGCCGATGAACCCACAGGCAACCTGGACCCGGATACGGCGCACGATATCCTCATGCTCATGCGCCGGGAGATCAAGGCGAATGGCGCTTCCGGCATTATTGTCACCCACTCGCATGCCGCCGCGGCAACGGCAGACCGCGTTCTCGTGCTGACAAAGGATGGGCTGCATCCCTTTGTGGCGGAAAAGGCTACGGACTTGCCGAAGCAAATAAAATGA